A region of the uncultured Desulfovibrio sp. genome:
TTCCCGGGCCGGCCCGCTCCACGGTGCTCCGCTCTTCGTTTGTCAATGCCTCCCGAAGGTCACTTGCCGTTTCCCCCGGGCGCGAAGTGCGTTTATGCGCCGGATGCCACACAATGTCAAGCCATTTTTTTACTTCAGGCCAACCACCAGCGTATCCCCGATCTGAAGATTCTGCTCATCCACCTCATTCCAGCGCTTGAGATCGGCCACGCTCACATTGTGGCGCCGGGCAATGCTCCACAGATTATCATTGGCCTGCACCGTATAAGTGGACCGGCCGGCCTTCTGGCTGCGCCGGCCGATGCTGCCACTGGGATTCTTGCGCGCGCTGGCCACCTGTTCCGCCCCCTCCTTGCCGGGAATGCGCAGACGCTGCCCCACACAAAGACGGCCGGGATTGTCAATATCGTTGAGTTCCTGGAGATCCGCCACGCGCACGCCGTACTGCCGGGCCACGGAATACAGGGTCTCGCCAGAGCGGAGCACATGCGTTCCGCCGGCGGTCATCTGGCAGGACTCCGCGGAAAGGGCACGCTGCCTGGTCCCCGAATCCCGGCTCTGACGGCTGCGCCGGCCATCCACACGGGCCACAGCCCGCTCGCTCATGTCCACGCGGCGCGGCACAAGCACGGTATCCCCGCGCAGAATACGGGACTTGCCGCCGTTGGCAGCCGTGAGCTGGGCCACGGAAACGCCGCTGCGCCGGGAAATCTTGTCCCAGCTGTCCGCACTGGTGGTAACGCGCGCCTGGTGCCAGTCAGCATAGAGGCCTCCGGCGCGTTGCAAATAGGCCACGGCCCGCTGCTGCTGCATACGGGGAACATACACAAAGGTGGAACGCTCCGTGGACGAGATGGTCTTGAGGTGATGTTGGTTGTATTCCTTGAAAGTTTCCCAGTCCATGCCGCAGGCCGTGCTCAGGCCGCGCAGATCCGTGCCGGGGCGGGCCGTCAGGCGCTGCACCTGCGGTTCGGCATTCTGATTGATGGGACGGAAGCCCAGCGGCCCCAGGTTGCGCATGATCTTGCTGATGGCGATGAAGCGCGGCACATACTGCACGGTTTCGGGGCGCAGCCTGGCCTTTTCGTCCAGACGCATATTGCGCTCGCACACTTCATAAAAATTGTCTGCCCCGGTACCGCTCTTGGCGCGTCCCATCTTGCCTTCGCCGGCATTGTAGGCCGCAATGGCCGTGGGCCAGTCGCGGAAATCGGCATACAGCTTCTGGAGGTAATCTGCAGCCGCTTCGGTGGCCTTGTAGGGGTCCAGGCGTTCATCCATCCACTTGTCCTGGGTAAGGCCGTACTTCATGCCGGTATAGGGCATGAACTGCCAGGCGCCGGCCGCTCCGGCATGCGATCTGGCATCCGTGCGATAGCCGCTTTCCACAATGGCCAGATAAGCCAGCTCCTCGGGCATGCCCCGCGAACGGAAGACCTTGCGCGCATAGCCCAGATAGGGTTCGGAACGCTGAGCAAAAATTTCCATGGTGCGCCGGTCCTTGTGCAGAAAGTGCCGGTACTGGGTGGTGACGGCCGGCATGGCCGATGCCGGCACATTGCGGTCAATCTGTCCCCGGCTCTGGAGGGCAGCCAGTTCTGTCTGGGTCAGGGGCTGGGTATCTTCATTTTCCGGGATGACCAGGGCCGGCATGTCGGACTTGCCACCGCTCTGCTTTGACCCACATGCCGCCAGCATGAGGCTGGCACAGAGAAGGCAGAACACAAGCCCCCACCGCGTGGTCCTCTTTCCATACCATACCATGTCCACCATGAGACTCCTCCCGAAGCGCTTGCCATTGCCGCAGAAGCTGCGTAGACAAAGGCCTCTGCATCATCCCCGCGGCCCCCTGGCCGCCCTTTCCCGAACCTGTCGGAGATTCTTCATGCACGCTGCCACGTCCGCCCCGCTGCTGCCGGGCCTGAAACCTGTTCTTGAACTGCTGCAGAGCGATCCGCAGCGCATTGATCTTGTCTTTTGCCGCAAGGGCCTGCGCAGCCGGGAGGCCCTGCAGGTGCAGGACCTGTGCCGCAAGGGCGGCGTGCGCTACAGCCTTGTGGACACCGCCGCGCTGGACCGGCTCTGCCGCGAAGCCGCCGAGGCGGGACAGGCAGAGGTCAATCATCAGGGCGTCGTTGCCCGCCTGGCCGTCACGGAATTCCGCCAGCTGGACGAG
Encoded here:
- a CDS encoding lytic transglycosylase domain-containing protein codes for the protein MVDMVWYGKRTTRWGLVFCLLCASLMLAACGSKQSGGKSDMPALVIPENEDTQPLTQTELAALQSRGQIDRNVPASAMPAVTTQYRHFLHKDRRTMEIFAQRSEPYLGYARKVFRSRGMPEELAYLAIVESGYRTDARSHAGAAGAWQFMPYTGMKYGLTQDKWMDERLDPYKATEAAADYLQKLYADFRDWPTAIAAYNAGEGKMGRAKSGTGADNFYEVCERNMRLDEKARLRPETVQYVPRFIAISKIMRNLGPLGFRPINQNAEPQVQRLTARPGTDLRGLSTACGMDWETFKEYNQHHLKTISSTERSTFVYVPRMQQQRAVAYLQRAGGLYADWHQARVTTSADSWDKISRRSGVSVAQLTAANGGKSRILRGDTVLVPRRVDMSERAVARVDGRRSRQSRDSGTRQRALSAESCQMTAGGTHVLRSGETLYSVARQYGVRVADLQELNDIDNPGRLCVGQRLRIPGKEGAEQVASARKNPSGSIGRRSQKAGRSTYTVQANDNLWSIARRHNVSVADLKRWNEVDEQNLQIGDTLVVGLK